The following proteins come from a genomic window of Excalfactoria chinensis isolate bCotChi1 chromosome 6, bCotChi1.hap2, whole genome shotgun sequence:
- the LOC140253995 gene encoding uncharacterized protein, translating into PPFSFYFVLLPFSLSCFLIPPGQALPPPRPPLPKEESFAWRPRTDTKTTNLLPVPIMDCVYLNAPKPSGQRASLNASARCYFSSPTPYGSVPSRKQGLPAGHFPSSGPRDMVHVGQPLLESSSSSNASSLQHNPDRADPSSKAGMNSSHETKADKKVTKLYVACLSNNTCSATSENSTGTTHGPSASTSLGAEVTQAPATDIVFSATGKALPAPPPPPIPPRPYFYVVLNKDAVSSDLGQPSWTQSSPPQALRDRVLEPQSTAATENRMRKEPYLTQQRRPPYKAVGRSMVHVFYITLFSFSHLNGSLIHYNVSLMLYPRPS; encoded by the coding sequence cctcctttttccttttattttgtgctgcttcctttctccctctcttgcTTCTTGATTCCGCCTGGGCAggcccttcctcctccccgtCCTCCTCTCCCCAAAGAGGAAAGCTTTGCATGGCGTCCTCGCACTGACActaaaacaaccaacctgctGCCAGTGCCCATCATGGACTGCGTGTACCTGAATGCACCCAAGCCTTCTGGTCAGCGTGCATCACTAAATGCCAGTGCGCGGTGTTACTTCTCATCACCCACCCCCTATGGGTCAGtccccagcaggaagcaagGCTTGCCAGCAgggcattttccttcttcaggtCCCAGAGATATGGTGCATGTTGGGCAGCCACTCTTGGAAAGTAGCTCCTCATCAAATGCATCATCCTTACAACACAACCCTGACAGGGCAGATCCCAGTAGTAAGGCTGGAATGAATTCCAGTCATGAGACGAAGGCGGATAAAAAGGTCACCAAACTATATGTAGCTTGTTTATCTAACAACACTTGCTCGGCCACGTCTGAAAATTCCACTGGCACCACACATGGCCCATCAGCCAGCACCAGTTTGGGAGCTGAGGTCACTCAGGCACCAGCCACCGATATTGTTTTCTCTGCAACGGGAAAAGctcttcctgctcctcctcctcctcctatTCCTCCCAGGCCGTACTTTTACGTTGTCCTCAATAAAGACGCAGTTAGTTCTGATCTGGGCCAGCCCTCCTGGACTCAGTCGTCACCTCCGCAAGCTTTGAGGGACAGAGTGCTAGAgccccagagcacagctgccaCAGAGAACAGAATGAGAAAAGAACCTTACCTTACCCAGCAGCGGCGGCCGCCATACAAGGCAGTGGGACGCAGCATGGTACATGTTTTCTACAtaaccttgttttctttcagccaTTTGAATGGTTCTTTAATTCATTACAATGTTTCCTTAATGCTTTATCCCCGTCCTTCCTAA